In Pectinophora gossypiella chromosome 1, ilPecGoss1.1, whole genome shotgun sequence, one genomic interval encodes:
- the LOC126366060 gene encoding zinc finger protein 131-like — protein sequence MTNQEISLKWNGYQSNILSNVKELFKDEGLSDVTLVSEGLSFKAHKVILSANSSVFRTIFQQNPHKDPIIVLHDINTASLRTLLTFMYNGEVNVTEEFLPVLLKTAETLRICGLSTGSEIAKEDEKATIANQPKKRKRSEQEDNNNKVKKSTPPPKPDTVCNLSANTDSMKISNIVPKEEPLDSPLTDYSGENTNDTDIALLDDALEKKYTISPESLSGKSVCTTGSNERSIKKWVSEVSSTQPCLNNCIEKTNGTDASEEDKDSIEIDKEVETVLQSGTIVESLSITTENLNLVSSEAQNYKDKNTCYANPSFPCPFCTRVYNSWGYRRRHVKSRHTTNRLSCKWCVSVLPSTGAWYSHATRAHGVPHEEARNSLVVMVEAHAVLTLNEPSVAQLLGQVGMTDGKGGVPEKSN from the exons GAACCAAGAAATAAGTCTAAAGTGGAACGGTTATCAGAGCAACATACTTTCCAACGTGAAGGAATTGTTCAAAGACGAAGGCTTATCAGATGTCACACTTGTTTCGGAGGGACTCAGTTTTAAGGCTCATAAAGTTATTCTATCAGCCAATAGTTCAGTATTCAGAACGATATTTCAG CAAAATCCCCACAAGGATCCAATTATAGTGCTTCATGATATCAACACAGCCTCCTTGCGGACTCTGTTGACGTTTATGTACAATGGGGAGGTGAATGTGACAGAGGAATTCTTGCCagtgttactgaaaactgcaGAGACATTGAGGATCTGTGGACTGTCCACTGGGAGCGAAATTGCGAAGGAAGATGAG AAAGCCACAATAGCCAATCAGCCAAAGAAGCGGAAGAGAAGTGAACAAgaagacaataataataaagtgaaaAAGTCTACGCCACCACCCAAACCTGACACAGTTTGTAACCTAAGTGCCAATACTGATTCTATGAAAATTTCT AACATAGTGCCAAAAGAAGAACCTTTAGATTCACCATTAACTGACTATTCTGGCGAGAACACTAATGACACAGACATTGCCTTACTCGACGATGCCTTGGAAAAGAAATATACCATCAGTCCGGAGAGTTTGTCTGGTAAATCTGTATGTACCACTGGGTCAAATGAAAGGAGTATAAAGAAATGGGTCAGTGAAGTCAGTAGCACTCAACCATGCCTTAACAATTGTATTGAGAAAACAAACGGAACAGATGCCAGCGAAGAGGACAAAGACAGTATTGAAATTGATAAGGAAGTAGAGACGGTACTCCAAAGTGGAACAATTGTAGAGTCCCTAAGTATAACTACAGAAAATCTTAATTTGGTTTCCAGTGAAGCACAGAACTATAAAG ATAAGAATACTTGCTACGCTAACCCATCATTCCCATGTCCATTTTGTACAAGAGTGTACAACAGTTGGGGATATAGAAGGAGACATGTGAAGTCTAGACATACTACAAATAG ATTGTCTTGCAAATGGTGTGTGTCAGTGTTACCGTCAACTGGGGCATGGTACTCCCATGCGACCCGAGCCCACGGGGTCCCTCATGAGGAGGCGAGGAACTCTCTTGTAGTAATGGTGGAAGCCCATGCCGTCCTTACTCTGAACGAACCCAGTGTGGCGCAGTTACTCGGACAAGTTGGTATGACCGATGGGAAAGGAGGTGTGCCCGAGAAGAGCAATTAG